One Vidua chalybeata isolate OUT-0048 chromosome 22, bVidCha1 merged haplotype, whole genome shotgun sequence genomic region harbors:
- the ZNF362 gene encoding zinc finger protein 362 isoform X5 codes for MDADKGKQRQYSQRMAEPRFNNPYFWPPPPTMPSQLDNLVLINKIKEQLMAEKIRPPHLPPTSVASQQPLLVPPSPAESSQSIMSLPKLQQVPGLHPQAVPQPDVALHARPATSTVTGLGLASRAPAVSTSESSPGTGTTTPSTPTSTSQSRLIASSPTLISGITSPPLLDSIKTIQGHGLLGAPKAERGRKKIKAENPSGPPVLVVPYPILASGETAKEGKTYRCKVCPLTFFTKSEMQIHSKSHTEAKPHKCPHCSKSFANASYLAQHLRIHLGVKPYHCSYCEKSFRQLSHLQQHTRIHTGDRPYKCPHPGCEKAFTQLSNLQSHQRQHNKDKPYKCPNCYRAYTDSASLQIHLSAHAIKHAKAYCCSMCGRAYTSETYLMKHMSKHTVVEHLVSQHSPQRTESPGIPVRISLI; via the exons gATGGCGGAGCCTCGCTTCAACAACCCCTACTTCTGGCCGCCCCCCCCCACCATGCCCAGCCAG CTGGACAACCTGGTCCTGATCAACAAAATCAAGGAGCAGTTGATGGCGGAGAAGATCCGCCCTCCGCACCTGCCTCCCACCTCGGTGGCCTCGCAGCAGCCCCTTCTGGTGCCCCCCTCGCCTGCCGAGAGCAGCCAGTCCATCATGTCCCTGCCGAAGCTGCAGCAGGTGCCGGGGCTGCACCCCCAGGCCGTGCCCCAGCCTGACGTGGCCCTGCACGCCCGGCCGGCCACCAGCACCGTCACAG GGTTGGGGCTGGCATCCCGTGCACCGGCCGTCAGCACCTCGGAATCCAGCCCGGGAACAGGGACCACCACCCCCTCGACCCCCACCTCCACCAGTCAGAGCCGCCTCATCGCCTCCTCGCCCACCCTAATCTCAGGAATCACCAGCCCCCCCCTCCTCGACTCCATCAAGACAATCCAGGGCCACGGCTTGCTGGGAGCGCCCAAGGCTGAGCGGGGCCGGAAAAAGATCAAGGCGGAGAACCCTTCAGGACCGCCGGTGCTGGTGGTGCCCTACCCCATCCTGGCCTCAGGGGAGACGGCCAAAGAGGGGAAGACATACAG GTGTAAGGTCTGCCCCTTGACGTTCTTCACCAAGTCGGAGATGCAGATCCACTCCAAGTCGCACACAGAGGCCAAGCCCCACAAGTGCCCCCACTGCTCCAAGTCCTTCGCCAATGCCTCCTACCTGGCCCAGCACCTGCGCATCCACCTGGGCGTCAAACCCTACCACTGCTCCTACTGTGAGAAGTCCTTCCGCCAGCtctcccacctccagcagcacaccCG AATCCACACCGGCGACAGACCCTACAAGTGCCCGCACCCCGGCTGCGAGAAGGCCTTCACCCAGCTCTCCAACCTCCAG TCCCACCAGCGCCAGCACAACAAGGATAAGCCCTACAAGTGCCCCAACTGCTACCGGGCGTACACGGACTCGGCCTCGCTGCAGATCCACCTGTCTGCGCACGCCATCAAGCACGCCAAGGCCTATTGCTGCAGCATGTGCGGCCGTGCCTACACCTCG GAGACCTATCTGATGAAGCACATGTCCAAACACACGGTGGTGGAGCACCTGGTCAGCCAGCACTCGCCGCAGCGGACGGAGTCACCCGGCATTCCCGTACGGATCTCCCTCATCTAa
- the ZNF362 gene encoding zinc finger protein 362 isoform X4, protein MAVEKRPTCSTRSQLELEMDADKGKQRQYSQRMAEPRFNNPYFWPPPPTMPSQLDNLVLINKIKEQLMAEKIRPPHLPPTSVASQQPLLVPPSPAESSQSIMSLPKLQQVPGLHPQAVPQPDVALHARPATSTVTGLGLASRAPAVSTSESSPGTGTTTPSTPTSTSQSRLIASSPTLISGITSPPLLDSIKTIQGHGLLGAPKAERGRKKIKAENPSGPPVLVVPYPILASGETAKEGKTYRCKVCPLTFFTKSEMQIHSKSHTEAKPHKCPHCSKSFANASYLAQHLRIHLGVKPYHCSYCEKSFRQLSHLQQHTRIHTGDRPYKCPHPGCEKAFTQLSNLQSHQRQHNKDKPYKCPNCYRAYTDSASLQIHLSAHAIKHAKAYCCSMCGRAYTSETYLMKHMSKHTVVEHLVSQHSPQRTESPGIPVRISLI, encoded by the exons gATGGCGGAGCCTCGCTTCAACAACCCCTACTTCTGGCCGCCCCCCCCCACCATGCCCAGCCAG CTGGACAACCTGGTCCTGATCAACAAAATCAAGGAGCAGTTGATGGCGGAGAAGATCCGCCCTCCGCACCTGCCTCCCACCTCGGTGGCCTCGCAGCAGCCCCTTCTGGTGCCCCCCTCGCCTGCCGAGAGCAGCCAGTCCATCATGTCCCTGCCGAAGCTGCAGCAGGTGCCGGGGCTGCACCCCCAGGCCGTGCCCCAGCCTGACGTGGCCCTGCACGCCCGGCCGGCCACCAGCACCGTCACAG GGTTGGGGCTGGCATCCCGTGCACCGGCCGTCAGCACCTCGGAATCCAGCCCGGGAACAGGGACCACCACCCCCTCGACCCCCACCTCCACCAGTCAGAGCCGCCTCATCGCCTCCTCGCCCACCCTAATCTCAGGAATCACCAGCCCCCCCCTCCTCGACTCCATCAAGACAATCCAGGGCCACGGCTTGCTGGGAGCGCCCAAGGCTGAGCGGGGCCGGAAAAAGATCAAGGCGGAGAACCCTTCAGGACCGCCGGTGCTGGTGGTGCCCTACCCCATCCTGGCCTCAGGGGAGACGGCCAAAGAGGGGAAGACATACAG GTGTAAGGTCTGCCCCTTGACGTTCTTCACCAAGTCGGAGATGCAGATCCACTCCAAGTCGCACACAGAGGCCAAGCCCCACAAGTGCCCCCACTGCTCCAAGTCCTTCGCCAATGCCTCCTACCTGGCCCAGCACCTGCGCATCCACCTGGGCGTCAAACCCTACCACTGCTCCTACTGTGAGAAGTCCTTCCGCCAGCtctcccacctccagcagcacaccCG AATCCACACCGGCGACAGACCCTACAAGTGCCCGCACCCCGGCTGCGAGAAGGCCTTCACCCAGCTCTCCAACCTCCAG TCCCACCAGCGCCAGCACAACAAGGATAAGCCCTACAAGTGCCCCAACTGCTACCGGGCGTACACGGACTCGGCCTCGCTGCAGATCCACCTGTCTGCGCACGCCATCAAGCACGCCAAGGCCTATTGCTGCAGCATGTGCGGCCGTGCCTACACCTCG GAGACCTATCTGATGAAGCACATGTCCAAACACACGGTGGTGGAGCACCTGGTCAGCCAGCACTCGCCGCAGCGGACGGAGTCACCCGGCATTCCCGTACGGATCTCCCTCATCTAa
- the ZNF362 gene encoding zinc finger protein 362 isoform X3 → MEKLIAAKQKRPTCSTRSQLELEMDADKGKQRQYSQRMAEPRFNNPYFWPPPPTMPSQLDNLVLINKIKEQLMAEKIRPPHLPPTSVASQQPLLVPPSPAESSQSIMSLPKLQQVPGLHPQAVPQPDVALHARPATSTVTGLGLASRAPAVSTSESSPGTGTTTPSTPTSTSQSRLIASSPTLISGITSPPLLDSIKTIQGHGLLGAPKAERGRKKIKAENPSGPPVLVVPYPILASGETAKEGKTYRCKVCPLTFFTKSEMQIHSKSHTEAKPHKCPHCSKSFANASYLAQHLRIHLGVKPYHCSYCEKSFRQLSHLQQHTRIHTGDRPYKCPHPGCEKAFTQLSNLQSHQRQHNKDKPYKCPNCYRAYTDSASLQIHLSAHAIKHAKAYCCSMCGRAYTSETYLMKHMSKHTVVEHLVSQHSPQRTESPGIPVRISLI, encoded by the exons gATGGCGGAGCCTCGCTTCAACAACCCCTACTTCTGGCCGCCCCCCCCCACCATGCCCAGCCAG CTGGACAACCTGGTCCTGATCAACAAAATCAAGGAGCAGTTGATGGCGGAGAAGATCCGCCCTCCGCACCTGCCTCCCACCTCGGTGGCCTCGCAGCAGCCCCTTCTGGTGCCCCCCTCGCCTGCCGAGAGCAGCCAGTCCATCATGTCCCTGCCGAAGCTGCAGCAGGTGCCGGGGCTGCACCCCCAGGCCGTGCCCCAGCCTGACGTGGCCCTGCACGCCCGGCCGGCCACCAGCACCGTCACAG GGTTGGGGCTGGCATCCCGTGCACCGGCCGTCAGCACCTCGGAATCCAGCCCGGGAACAGGGACCACCACCCCCTCGACCCCCACCTCCACCAGTCAGAGCCGCCTCATCGCCTCCTCGCCCACCCTAATCTCAGGAATCACCAGCCCCCCCCTCCTCGACTCCATCAAGACAATCCAGGGCCACGGCTTGCTGGGAGCGCCCAAGGCTGAGCGGGGCCGGAAAAAGATCAAGGCGGAGAACCCTTCAGGACCGCCGGTGCTGGTGGTGCCCTACCCCATCCTGGCCTCAGGGGAGACGGCCAAAGAGGGGAAGACATACAG GTGTAAGGTCTGCCCCTTGACGTTCTTCACCAAGTCGGAGATGCAGATCCACTCCAAGTCGCACACAGAGGCCAAGCCCCACAAGTGCCCCCACTGCTCCAAGTCCTTCGCCAATGCCTCCTACCTGGCCCAGCACCTGCGCATCCACCTGGGCGTCAAACCCTACCACTGCTCCTACTGTGAGAAGTCCTTCCGCCAGCtctcccacctccagcagcacaccCG AATCCACACCGGCGACAGACCCTACAAGTGCCCGCACCCCGGCTGCGAGAAGGCCTTCACCCAGCTCTCCAACCTCCAG TCCCACCAGCGCCAGCACAACAAGGATAAGCCCTACAAGTGCCCCAACTGCTACCGGGCGTACACGGACTCGGCCTCGCTGCAGATCCACCTGTCTGCGCACGCCATCAAGCACGCCAAGGCCTATTGCTGCAGCATGTGCGGCCGTGCCTACACCTCG GAGACCTATCTGATGAAGCACATGTCCAAACACACGGTGGTGGAGCACCTGGTCAGCCAGCACTCGCCGCAGCGGACGGAGTCACCCGGCATTCCCGTACGGATCTCCCTCATCTAa
- the ZNF362 gene encoding zinc finger protein 362 isoform X6: MAEPRFNNPYFWPPPPTMPSQLDNLVLINKIKEQLMAEKIRPPHLPPTSVASQQPLLVPPSPAESSQSIMSLPKLQQVPGLHPQAVPQPDVALHARPATSTVTGLGLASRAPAVSTSESSPGTGTTTPSTPTSTSQSRLIASSPTLISGITSPPLLDSIKTIQGHGLLGAPKAERGRKKIKAENPSGPPVLVVPYPILASGETAKEGKTYRCKVCPLTFFTKSEMQIHSKSHTEAKPHKCPHCSKSFANASYLAQHLRIHLGVKPYHCSYCEKSFRQLSHLQQHTRIHTGDRPYKCPHPGCEKAFTQLSNLQSHQRQHNKDKPYKCPNCYRAYTDSASLQIHLSAHAIKHAKAYCCSMCGRAYTSETYLMKHMSKHTVVEHLVSQHSPQRTESPGIPVRISLI, encoded by the exons ATGGCGGAGCCTCGCTTCAACAACCCCTACTTCTGGCCGCCCCCCCCCACCATGCCCAGCCAG CTGGACAACCTGGTCCTGATCAACAAAATCAAGGAGCAGTTGATGGCGGAGAAGATCCGCCCTCCGCACCTGCCTCCCACCTCGGTGGCCTCGCAGCAGCCCCTTCTGGTGCCCCCCTCGCCTGCCGAGAGCAGCCAGTCCATCATGTCCCTGCCGAAGCTGCAGCAGGTGCCGGGGCTGCACCCCCAGGCCGTGCCCCAGCCTGACGTGGCCCTGCACGCCCGGCCGGCCACCAGCACCGTCACAG GGTTGGGGCTGGCATCCCGTGCACCGGCCGTCAGCACCTCGGAATCCAGCCCGGGAACAGGGACCACCACCCCCTCGACCCCCACCTCCACCAGTCAGAGCCGCCTCATCGCCTCCTCGCCCACCCTAATCTCAGGAATCACCAGCCCCCCCCTCCTCGACTCCATCAAGACAATCCAGGGCCACGGCTTGCTGGGAGCGCCCAAGGCTGAGCGGGGCCGGAAAAAGATCAAGGCGGAGAACCCTTCAGGACCGCCGGTGCTGGTGGTGCCCTACCCCATCCTGGCCTCAGGGGAGACGGCCAAAGAGGGGAAGACATACAG GTGTAAGGTCTGCCCCTTGACGTTCTTCACCAAGTCGGAGATGCAGATCCACTCCAAGTCGCACACAGAGGCCAAGCCCCACAAGTGCCCCCACTGCTCCAAGTCCTTCGCCAATGCCTCCTACCTGGCCCAGCACCTGCGCATCCACCTGGGCGTCAAACCCTACCACTGCTCCTACTGTGAGAAGTCCTTCCGCCAGCtctcccacctccagcagcacaccCG AATCCACACCGGCGACAGACCCTACAAGTGCCCGCACCCCGGCTGCGAGAAGGCCTTCACCCAGCTCTCCAACCTCCAG TCCCACCAGCGCCAGCACAACAAGGATAAGCCCTACAAGTGCCCCAACTGCTACCGGGCGTACACGGACTCGGCCTCGCTGCAGATCCACCTGTCTGCGCACGCCATCAAGCACGCCAAGGCCTATTGCTGCAGCATGTGCGGCCGTGCCTACACCTCG GAGACCTATCTGATGAAGCACATGTCCAAACACACGGTGGTGGAGCACCTGGTCAGCCAGCACTCGCCGCAGCGGACGGAGTCACCCGGCATTCCCGTACGGATCTCCCTCATCTAa